From the genome of Streptomyces sp. NBC_01317, one region includes:
- a CDS encoding alanine racemase, whose amino-acid sequence MALSLYVDTARWRAHQKSVIDQFPGLVPVCKGNGYGFSHERLADETTRFGSDMLAVGTIYEAARIKDWFSGDLLVLTPFRRGEEPVPLPDRVVRSVSSVDGVFALVGARVVIECMSSMKRHGVKEEELGQLHAAIEDVRLEGFALHLPLDRTDGSDAVEEVIGWMDRLRAARLPLHTMFVSHLRAQELTRLQQQFPQTRFRARIGTRLWLGDHEATEYRGAVLDVTRVSKGDRFGYRQQKAASDGWLVVVAGGTSHGVGLEAPKALHGVMPRAKGVARAGLATVNRNLSPFVWDGKQRWFAEPPHMQVSILFVPSDAQEPRVGAELVAHLRHTTTQFDRIVDR is encoded by the coding sequence ATGGCGCTCTCTCTCTACGTCGACACCGCGCGCTGGCGGGCGCATCAGAAGTCGGTCATCGATCAGTTCCCGGGGCTTGTCCCGGTGTGCAAGGGCAATGGCTACGGCTTCAGTCATGAGCGTCTCGCGGACGAGACGACCCGCTTCGGTTCCGACATGCTCGCTGTCGGGACCATTTACGAGGCCGCCCGGATCAAGGACTGGTTCAGTGGCGACCTGCTCGTTCTGACGCCGTTCCGGCGGGGGGAGGAGCCGGTTCCGCTGCCTGACCGTGTGGTGCGTTCGGTCTCTTCCGTGGACGGGGTGTTCGCCCTCGTGGGTGCCCGTGTGGTCATCGAGTGCATGAGTTCGATGAAGCGTCATGGGGTGAAGGAGGAGGAGCTGGGCCAGCTGCACGCGGCCATCGAGGACGTGCGGCTGGAGGGTTTCGCCCTGCATCTCCCGCTGGACCGTACGGACGGTTCCGACGCGGTCGAGGAGGTCATCGGCTGGATGGACCGGTTGCGTGCGGCGCGGTTGCCGCTGCACACGATGTTCGTCAGTCATCTGCGGGCGCAGGAGCTGACGCGGTTGCAGCAGCAGTTCCCGCAGACGCGTTTCCGGGCCCGGATCGGGACGCGGCTGTGGCTGGGTGATCACGAGGCGACGGAGTACCGGGGCGCGGTGCTGGATGTGACGCGTGTCTCGAAGGGTGACCGGTTCGGTTACCGGCAGCAGAAGGCGGCGTCGGACGGCTGGCTGGTGGTGGTGGCCGGCGGGACGTCGCACGGGGTGGGTCTGGAGGCTCCGAAGGCGTTGCACGGGGTGATGCCGCGGGCCAAGGGGGTGGCGCGGGCGGGTCTGGCGACGGTGAACCGGAATCTGTCGCCGTTCGTGTGGGACGGGAAGCAGCGGTGGTTCGCGGAGCCGCCGCACATGCAGGTGTCGATCCTGTTCGTGCCGTCGGACGCGCAGGAGCCGAGGGTGGGTGCGGAGCTGGTGGCGCATCTGCGGCATACGACGACGCAGTTCGACCGGATCGTGGATCGCTGA
- a CDS encoding transglycosylase domain-containing protein, translated as MSEHRRKSPQSQGGGRAAARRAAQQPSGRRADHSRGADSAVPSDAYEEERPAGGRAEARRASQRGGRRAGHPEGPPGRGRGGPPRKKRIIDYPRHDKYGWRRWTPSWKLTTGLFLAFCASLMGAASIAYAMVKTPSIVDTAVAQNNVYYWADGSQMAATGGEVNRQILDYSEIPMEMQEAVVAAENKTFWEDSGVDPKGIARAFVNMAKGGETQGGSTITQQFVKNAVLNDQNQTLSRKFKELFISIKVGNEWGKKKIMAGYLNSSYYGRGAFGLQAAARTYYGVDAQKLNSSQCAFLATLLKGATYYDPAGATEYDSAATPEANLKRASDRWTGILDELVVEEKLTPAERAKFSKFPMPDPLKKNDKLGGQTGYLVDLAKSYVLNNTDLGIDAKTLSAGGYEIHTTFEKDKVAALDKAVSKVYKAKIDPKKRPETDTHVQFGGASIDNETGAILAIYGGQDATKHFTNNANETGAQVGSTFKPFVLAAAMEDGVQDPKGSGKRTIVAPDKTIYNGDNKLKIKRFDGSIWTDKDGNEWRQTNDGDESYGPIDLREAMQKSANSPYVQLGMDVGIPQVRQAAIDAGLLNNASMNPNNVPSFSIGISTPSAIRMAGAYSTFASSGKQREPYSVEKVVQKGRAVYTHEGSAKSAFSAPVADTVTDILKTVVEDGTGTNAQLPGHQVAGKTGTTDGNKSAWFVGYTKQISTAVDMYRLDDDATNKSRKFEEMFGTGGEEKIHGASFPSTIWRDYMMEAMKGKKALPFPKPEPLGDAWYGGGASPSPTPSETASPSESPSESPSETPSETPSETPSEEPTPSETCTRLFGCGDNNGGQNGGGDNGGGNNGGGNNGGQNGGNTGTPSTTTSPPGDPGGGGNGGGDGGIFGGQQG; from the coding sequence ATGAGCGAGCACCGTCGCAAATCGCCACAGTCGCAGGGTGGCGGACGTGCCGCGGCCAGGCGTGCGGCCCAGCAGCCGTCCGGCCGTCGCGCGGATCATTCCCGTGGAGCCGATTCGGCCGTCCCCTCCGACGCGTACGAGGAGGAGCGCCCCGCCGGGGGCCGCGCCGAGGCCAGACGCGCCTCGCAGCGCGGCGGCCGGCGCGCCGGACATCCGGAAGGACCACCCGGCCGCGGCCGGGGCGGTCCGCCGCGCAAGAAGCGCATCATCGACTATCCGCGCCACGACAAGTACGGCTGGCGGCGCTGGACCCCCTCCTGGAAGCTGACCACGGGTCTCTTCCTGGCGTTCTGCGCCTCTCTCATGGGGGCCGCGTCGATCGCGTACGCCATGGTGAAGACGCCGAGCATCGTCGACACCGCGGTGGCCCAGAACAACGTCTACTACTGGGCCGACGGCAGTCAGATGGCGGCCACCGGTGGTGAGGTCAACCGGCAGATCCTCGACTACTCCGAGATCCCGATGGAGATGCAGGAGGCGGTGGTCGCCGCCGAGAACAAGACGTTCTGGGAGGACTCCGGCGTCGACCCCAAGGGCATCGCCCGCGCCTTCGTGAACATGGCCAAGGGCGGGGAGACGCAGGGTGGCTCCACCATCACCCAGCAGTTCGTCAAGAACGCGGTGCTCAACGACCAGAACCAGACGCTGAGCCGCAAGTTCAAAGAGTTGTTCATCTCCATCAAGGTGGGCAACGAGTGGGGCAAGAAGAAGATCATGGCGGGGTACCTGAACTCCTCCTACTACGGACGTGGCGCCTTCGGCCTCCAGGCCGCCGCCCGTACGTACTACGGAGTGGACGCGCAGAAGCTCAACTCCAGCCAGTGCGCCTTCCTCGCCACGCTCCTCAAGGGCGCGACGTACTACGACCCGGCGGGCGCCACGGAGTACGACTCCGCCGCCACCCCCGAGGCCAACCTCAAGCGGGCCTCGGATCGCTGGACGGGCATCCTCGACGAGCTGGTGGTCGAGGAGAAGCTCACCCCGGCGGAGCGCGCCAAGTTCTCCAAGTTCCCGATGCCCGACCCGCTGAAGAAGAATGACAAGCTGGGCGGCCAGACCGGATACCTGGTCGACCTCGCCAAGTCGTACGTCCTGAACAACACCGACCTCGGCATCGACGCGAAGACGCTGTCCGCGGGTGGCTACGAGATCCACACGACCTTCGAGAAGGACAAGGTCGCGGCTCTCGACAAGGCCGTCAGCAAGGTCTACAAGGCGAAGATCGATCCCAAGAAGCGTCCGGAAACCGACACGCACGTCCAGTTCGGCGGCGCCTCCATCGACAACGAGACCGGCGCGATCCTCGCCATCTACGGCGGCCAGGACGCCACCAAGCACTTCACCAACAACGCCAACGAGACGGGCGCCCAGGTCGGATCGACCTTCAAGCCGTTCGTGCTGGCCGCGGCGATGGAGGACGGGGTGCAGGACCCCAAGGGGTCGGGGAAGCGCACGATCGTCGCGCCGGACAAGACGATCTACAACGGTGACAACAAGCTCAAGATCAAGAGATTCGACGGTTCCATCTGGACCGACAAAGACGGCAACGAGTGGCGTCAGACCAACGACGGCGACGAGTCGTACGGCCCCATCGACCTGCGTGAGGCCATGCAGAAGTCCGCCAACTCCCCCTACGTGCAGCTGGGCATGGATGTCGGCATCCCGCAGGTGAGGCAGGCCGCCATCGACGCGGGCCTGCTGAACAACGCCTCCATGAACCCCAACAACGTCCCGTCGTTCTCCATCGGCATCTCCACGCCGAGCGCCATCCGCATGGCGGGCGCCTACTCCACCTTCGCGTCCAGCGGCAAGCAGCGGGAGCCGTACTCCGTGGAGAAGGTCGTCCAGAAGGGCCGGGCCGTCTACACCCACGAAGGCAGCGCCAAGTCCGCCTTCTCGGCACCGGTCGCGGACACCGTCACGGACATCCTCAAGACCGTCGTGGAGGACGGCACAGGAACCAACGCCCAGCTCCCGGGCCACCAGGTCGCCGGCAAGACCGGCACCACCGACGGCAACAAGTCGGCCTGGTTTGTGGGCTACACCAAGCAGATCTCCACCGCGGTCGACATGTACCGCCTCGACGACGACGCGACGAACAAGAGCCGCAAGTTCGAGGAGATGTTCGGTACCGGCGGGGAGGAGAAGATCCACGGAGCCTCCTTCCCCTCCACCATCTGGCGCGACTACATGATGGAAGCCATGAAGGGCAAGAAGGCCCTGCCCTTCCCCAAGCCCGAACCCCTCGGTGACGCCTGGTACGGCGGCGGCGCCAGCCCCAGCCCCACCCCCAGCGAAACCGCCTCGCCCAGCGAGAGCCCCTCCGAGAGCCCCAGCGAAACCCCCTCGGAGACCCCCAGCGAAACCCCCTCCGAAGAACCCACCCCCTCCGAGACCTGCACCAGGCTTTTCGGCTGCGGTGACAACAACGGCGGGCAGAACGGCGGCGGCGACAACGGGGGCGGCAACAACGGAGGCGGCAACAACGGCGGCCAGAACGGCGGAAACACCGGAACCCCCTCCACGACCACCTCACCCCCCGGTGACCCCGGCGGCGGTGGCAACGGCGGCGGCGACGGCGGCATCTTCGGCGGCCAGCAGGGCTGA
- a CDS encoding lipid II:glycine glycyltransferase FemX — MSLTLRTISREQHLAYIQSLPAASHCQVPAWADVKTEWRSENLGWFDKDGQLVGVGLVLYRQLPKIKRYLAYLPEGPVLNWHAPNLDEWMQPMLAHLKHQGAFSVKMGPPVVIRRWDAGAIKSGIQDPDVKRLRDVEATHIEPRAFEVSDRLRKMGWQQAEDGGAGFGDVQPRYVFQVPLANRSLDDVLKGFNQLWRRNIKKAEKAGVDVVQGGYEDLEEWQRLYEITAERDHFRPRPLSYFQRMWSVLNTEDPNRMRLYFARHEGENVAAATMLIVGGHVWYSYGASANHKREVRPSNAMQWRMLRDAYAMGATVYDLRGISDSLDETDHLFGLIQFKVGTGGEAVEYIGEWDFPLNKLLHKALDIYMSRR, encoded by the coding sequence ATGAGCCTGACCCTGAGGACCATCAGTCGTGAGCAGCATCTGGCGTACATCCAGAGCCTGCCCGCGGCGAGTCATTGCCAGGTCCCGGCTTGGGCCGACGTGAAGACGGAGTGGCGTTCGGAGAACCTGGGCTGGTTTGACAAGGACGGTCAACTCGTCGGTGTCGGGCTGGTGTTGTATCGGCAGCTGCCGAAGATCAAGCGGTATCTGGCGTATCTGCCGGAGGGTCCTGTGCTGAACTGGCACGCGCCGAATCTGGACGAGTGGATGCAGCCGATGCTGGCGCATCTCAAGCACCAGGGCGCGTTCTCGGTGAAGATGGGGCCGCCGGTGGTGATCCGCCGGTGGGACGCGGGTGCGATCAAGTCGGGTATTCAGGACCCGGATGTGAAGCGGCTGCGTGATGTCGAGGCGACGCACATCGAGCCGCGCGCGTTCGAAGTGTCGGACCGGCTGCGGAAGATGGGCTGGCAGCAGGCGGAGGACGGCGGTGCCGGTTTCGGTGACGTACAGCCTCGGTATGTTTTCCAGGTGCCGCTGGCGAATCGTTCGCTGGACGATGTCCTCAAGGGCTTCAACCAGTTGTGGCGGCGGAATATCAAGAAGGCCGAGAAGGCCGGTGTCGATGTGGTCCAGGGCGGTTACGAGGACCTGGAGGAGTGGCAGAGGCTGTACGAGATCACCGCGGAGCGTGATCATTTCCGGCCGCGGCCGCTCTCGTACTTCCAGCGTATGTGGAGTGTCCTGAACACCGAGGACCCGAATCGTATGCGGCTGTACTTCGCGCGTCACGAGGGTGAGAACGTGGCGGCGGCGACGATGCTGATCGTCGGCGGGCATGTCTGGTACTCGTACGGGGCGTCGGCGAACCACAAGCGTGAGGTGAGGCCGTCGAACGCGATGCAGTGGCGGATGCTGCGCGACGCGTACGCGATGGGTGCGACGGTCTACGACCTGCGGGGTATTTCGGATTCGCTGGACGAGACGGATCATCTTTTCGGTCTGATCCAGTTCAAGGTGGGTACCGGTGGCGAGGCTGTCGAGTACATCGGGGAGTGGGACTTCCCGTTGAACAAGTTGTTGCACAAGGCGCTCGACATCTACATGTCGCGTCGCTGA
- a CDS encoding glycosyltransferase family 87 protein codes for MPSAEETTVHQDRPVVAPTRRDEIAAAGSELIGGPAGRWAWHGSSRLTPVRVIALVAIGMFALGMAQKMPCYDWAWFRGATSQYTHACYSDIPHLYVGRGFSDNLVPYFDRLNGDMQYLEYPVLTGLFMEVASWLTPGGSMQYREQMYWMVNAGMLMICAAVIAVCTARVHRRRPWDALLVALAPAFALTATINWDLLAVALTAAAMLMWSRSRPLAFGILIGLATAAKLYPVLLLGPLLFLCWRAGKFREFTTALLGAAGSWLAVNLPVMLLAPQGWQKFYTFSQERGIDFGSFWLVITQRTGRPINIETVNTAATLLVALGCAAIGALTMMAPRRPRFAQLAFLVVAVFILTNKVYSPQYVLWLVPLAALARPRWRDFLIWQACEVMYFLGIWMYLAYTMSGDSHKGLPTEGYQLAIALHVAGTLYLCAMVVRDILMPERDGVRADGSDDPSGGVLDGAQDVHAFGLPARSPYDDIPATDGPRVDWGAPPPDTETAGRPSGSV; via the coding sequence ATGCCCAGCGCAGAAGAGACCACCGTGCACCAGGACCGACCGGTCGTCGCCCCCACCCGGCGGGACGAGATCGCCGCCGCAGGCAGCGAACTGATCGGCGGCCCCGCCGGGCGCTGGGCCTGGCACGGCAGCAGCCGCCTCACCCCCGTCCGCGTCATCGCCCTCGTCGCGATCGGCATGTTCGCCCTCGGCATGGCCCAGAAGATGCCCTGCTACGACTGGGCCTGGTTCCGCGGCGCCACCTCGCAGTACACCCACGCCTGCTACTCGGACATCCCGCACCTCTACGTAGGACGCGGCTTCTCCGACAACCTCGTCCCGTACTTCGACCGCCTCAACGGCGACATGCAGTACCTGGAGTACCCCGTCCTGACGGGACTCTTCATGGAGGTCGCCTCCTGGCTCACCCCCGGCGGCTCCATGCAGTACCGCGAGCAGATGTACTGGATGGTCAACGCGGGCATGCTCATGATCTGCGCGGCCGTCATCGCCGTCTGCACCGCGCGCGTCCACCGCCGCCGCCCCTGGGACGCCCTGCTCGTCGCCCTCGCGCCCGCCTTCGCGCTCACCGCGACCATCAACTGGGACCTGCTCGCCGTCGCGCTCACCGCCGCCGCCATGCTCATGTGGTCCCGCTCCAGGCCCCTGGCCTTCGGCATCCTCATCGGCCTCGCGACCGCCGCCAAGCTCTACCCCGTCCTGCTCCTGGGGCCCCTGCTGTTCCTCTGCTGGCGGGCCGGGAAATTCCGGGAGTTCACCACCGCCCTCCTCGGCGCCGCCGGCTCCTGGCTCGCGGTCAACCTCCCCGTGATGCTGCTCGCCCCCCAGGGATGGCAGAAGTTCTACACGTTCAGCCAGGAACGGGGCATCGACTTCGGATCGTTCTGGCTGGTCATCACCCAGCGCACCGGCCGCCCCATCAACATCGAGACCGTCAACACCGCCGCGACCCTCCTCGTCGCCCTCGGCTGCGCGGCGATCGGCGCACTCACGATGATGGCCCCGCGACGGCCGCGCTTCGCACAGCTCGCCTTCCTCGTCGTCGCCGTCTTCATCCTCACCAACAAGGTCTACTCACCGCAGTACGTCCTGTGGCTCGTCCCGCTCGCCGCACTGGCCCGCCCCCGCTGGCGCGACTTCCTGATCTGGCAGGCCTGCGAGGTCATGTACTTCCTGGGCATCTGGATGTACCTCGCGTACACGATGAGCGGCGACAGCCACAAGGGACTCCCCACCGAGGGCTACCAGCTCGCCATCGCCCTGCACGTCGCCGGGACCCTCTACCTGTGCGCGATGGTCGTACGAGACATCCTGATGCCCGAACGGGACGGCGTACGGGCCGACGGCTCCGACGACCCCTCCGGCGGCGTCCTGGACGGGGCACAGGACGTACACGCCTTCGGACTTCCCGCCCGGTCCCCGTACGACGACATCCCGGCGACGGACGGCCCGCGCGTCGACTGGGGAGCCCCGCCGCCGGACACGGAGACCGCGGGACGGCCGTCAGGGAGCGTCTGA